The Streptomyces sp. NBC_00670 genome window below encodes:
- a CDS encoding alcohol dehydrogenase catalytic domain-containing protein, whose translation MRFDAAVLRAYDAPFAVEEVLLSAGPAEGEVLVRIAGCGMCRTDLAVRRSAGRSPLPAVLGHEGAGVVVETGGSGTGLDVGDHVVLSFDSCGHCAHCRGAAAAYCDSFAPLNLFGGRQEHAARFTDAAGGALAPRWFGQSAFAGFALVLARNAVRVDPSLPLELLGPLGCGFLTGAGAVLNTFGAGPGDTVVVLGAGAVGLAAVMAATAAGAVAVAVDRHPERLRLAERFHASPLPASTPDLPGRIRRLTDGGARYALDTTGSGRLINDALLALRPTGHLGLVARLHTPLTLGVGTLEQGRTISHICEGDAVPALLVPRLTALWRAGRFPFDQLIRTYPLADVNEAERDCEAGLVVKPVLIPRHGVATPSP comes from the coding sequence CTGAGATTCGACGCGGCGGTGCTGCGCGCGTACGACGCCCCCTTCGCCGTCGAGGAGGTGCTCCTGTCGGCCGGACCGGCCGAGGGCGAGGTGCTGGTGCGCATCGCCGGCTGCGGGATGTGCCGCACGGATCTGGCGGTCCGGCGCTCGGCGGGCCGCTCCCCGCTGCCCGCGGTGCTGGGCCACGAGGGCGCCGGTGTCGTGGTGGAGACCGGCGGCTCCGGCACGGGTCTGGACGTCGGCGATCATGTCGTACTGAGCTTCGACTCCTGCGGGCACTGCGCGCACTGCCGGGGCGCGGCGGCCGCCTACTGCGACTCGTTCGCGCCGCTGAACCTGTTCGGCGGGCGTCAGGAGCACGCCGCACGGTTCACGGACGCGGCCGGGGGCGCGCTGGCTCCCCGCTGGTTCGGCCAGTCCGCCTTCGCCGGCTTCGCGCTGGTCCTGGCGCGCAACGCCGTCCGGGTGGATCCCTCGCTGCCCCTGGAGCTGCTCGGGCCGCTCGGCTGCGGCTTCCTCACCGGGGCCGGCGCGGTGCTGAACACCTTCGGTGCCGGCCCCGGCGACACCGTCGTCGTCCTCGGGGCGGGGGCGGTGGGCCTGGCCGCGGTGATGGCGGCGACGGCCGCCGGGGCGGTGGCCGTCGCCGTGGACCGGCACCCCGAACGGCTCCGGCTCGCCGAGAGGTTCCACGCCTCACCGCTCCCCGCCTCCACACCCGATCTGCCCGGCCGCATCCGGCGGCTGACCGACGGCGGCGCACGGTACGCGCTGGACACCACGGGTTCCGGCAGGCTGATCAACGACGCGCTCCTGGCGCTGCGGCCCACCGGGCACCTCGGTCTCGTGGCCCGGCTGCACACCCCGTTGACTCTCGGCGTGGGCACGCTGGAGCAGGGCCGCACGATTTCCCACATCTGCGAGGGGGACGCGGTGCCCGCGCTCCTCGTCCCCCGGCTGACGGCACTGTGGCGGGCCGGGCGCTTCCCGTTCGACCAGTTGATCCGTACGTATCCGCTCGCCGACGTCAACGAGGCCGAACGGGACTGCGAGGCGGGCCTCGTCGTCAAACCGGTCCTGATCCCGCGGCACGGGGTCGCGACCCCTTCGCCATGA
- a CDS encoding SAM-dependent methyltransferase: MVDTEPRNAEAHGVDGGVGATALLVAAARALETHREDSLVRDVHAERFVRAAVASAGWPVRPHQVPDVDTNPLWGRFARYFGLRTRVLDDFLLRSVRDGARQVVLFGAGLDSRAFRLDWPEGRVLFELDREGVLEFKHRVLAGAPATPRVTRVPVPIDLRADWEGALTGAGFDPAVPTAWLAEGLLFYLPPAAERQLIDAVDRLSARGSTLAYEVKLEKDLRAYRDSALYTATREQIGIDLLDLFNGEPRPDSVGDLAGRGWSTVVRTPFDFTRRYGRGPLPEPNDALEGNRWVFADKPAGS; encoded by the coding sequence ATGGTCGACACGGAGCCACGGAACGCCGAAGCGCACGGCGTCGACGGGGGAGTCGGCGCCACCGCGCTGCTGGTCGCCGCGGCCCGGGCGCTGGAGACCCACCGCGAGGACAGCCTCGTGCGGGACGTCCACGCCGAGCGGTTCGTGCGCGCGGCCGTCGCGTCCGCGGGCTGGCCCGTGCGGCCGCACCAGGTGCCGGACGTGGACACCAATCCCCTGTGGGGCCGCTTCGCACGCTACTTCGGCCTGCGCACGAGGGTTCTCGACGACTTCCTCCTCCGCTCGGTGCGGGACGGGGCACGCCAGGTGGTTCTGTTCGGCGCGGGCCTGGACAGCAGGGCGTTCCGGCTCGACTGGCCCGAGGGCCGCGTCCTGTTCGAACTCGACCGGGAAGGCGTGCTGGAGTTCAAGCACCGGGTGCTCGCCGGGGCGCCGGCGACGCCCCGGGTGACCCGCGTGCCGGTGCCGATCGATCTGCGTGCCGACTGGGAGGGCGCGCTGACCGGCGCGGGCTTCGACCCGGCAGTGCCGACGGCATGGCTGGCGGAGGGGCTGCTGTTCTATCTGCCTCCCGCCGCCGAACGTCAACTCATCGACGCCGTCGACCGGTTGAGCGCACGCGGAAGCACCCTGGCGTACGAGGTGAAGCTGGAGAAGGACCTGCGGGCGTACCGCGACAGCGCGCTCTACACCGCGACGCGGGAACAGATCGGCATCGACCTGCTGGACCTCTTCAACGGCGAGCCACGCCCCGACTCCGTCGGGGATCTGGCGGGCCGGGGCTGGTCCACCGTGGTGCGTACGCCCTTCGACTTCACCCGCCGGTACGGACGGGGACCGCTGCCCGAGCCCAACGACGCGCTGGAGGGCAACCGTTGGGTGTTCGCGGACAAGCCCGCCGGGTCCTGA
- a CDS encoding endo-beta-N-acetylglucosaminidase H, whose product MFTPLRSTVRTAALTLSAVTVLVLGTTVTTGASATPATTPAPAPAPAPAKQGPTSVAYIEVNNNSMLNAGTYTLTQGGNVFDIAVIFAANINYDTATKTAYLHFNDNVQRVLDNAATQIRPLQQKGIKVVLSVLGNHQGAGFANFPSQQSASAFAHQLSDAVRTYGLDGIDFDDEYAEYGNNGTAQPNAGSFVQLVTALRADLPDKIISLYNIGPAASRLSYGGKDISSTFDYAWNPYYGSWQVPRIALPKSKLSPAAVEIGRTPRGTAADLARRTVSEGYGVYLTYNLDNTDRSADITAFTRELYGSDAVRTP is encoded by the coding sequence ATGTTCACTCCGCTACGGAGCACCGTACGCACCGCCGCGCTCACGCTTTCGGCCGTCACGGTCCTGGTCCTCGGCACCACCGTCACGACCGGCGCATCAGCGACCCCGGCCACCACACCCGCACCCGCGCCCGCACCCGCGCCCGCCAAGCAGGGACCGACCTCGGTGGCCTACATCGAGGTGAACAACAACAGCATGCTCAACGCCGGCACGTACACGCTCACCCAGGGCGGCAACGTCTTCGACATCGCCGTGATCTTCGCGGCGAACATCAACTACGACACGGCCACGAAGACGGCGTACCTGCACTTCAACGACAACGTGCAACGCGTTCTGGACAACGCCGCCACCCAGATACGGCCACTGCAGCAGAAGGGCATCAAGGTCGTACTCTCGGTGCTGGGCAACCACCAGGGCGCGGGATTCGCCAACTTCCCGTCACAGCAGTCGGCCTCGGCGTTCGCGCACCAGTTGTCGGACGCCGTGCGCACGTACGGCCTCGACGGCATCGACTTCGACGACGAATACGCCGAGTACGGCAACAACGGCACGGCACAGCCCAACGCCGGCTCCTTCGTGCAGCTGGTGACGGCACTGCGCGCGGATCTGCCGGACAAGATCATCAGCCTGTACAACATCGGTCCTGCCGCCTCTCGTCTGTCCTACGGCGGCAAGGACATCTCCAGCACGTTCGACTACGCCTGGAATCCCTACTACGGCAGCTGGCAGGTGCCCCGCATCGCACTGCCCAAGTCGAAGCTGTCACCGGCGGCCGTCGAGATCGGCCGCACGCCACGCGGCACGGCCGCCGACCTCGCCCGCCGCACCGTCAGTGAGGGATACGGCGTCTATCTGACGTACAACCTCGACAACACCGACCGCAGCGCCGACATCACCGCCTTCACCAGGGAGCTCTACGGCAGTGACGCCGTCCGCACCCCGTAG
- a CDS encoding discoidin domain-containing protein, whose protein sequence is MLPRSPIDRRRFVQLLGAAGALASLPLTLGSGEARAQGRKQGNSASDPVADTYHRVLLNHTRWTETQWDAARGYYTDKDFGFAVVLGHAVLLTHGGYDDDRAGTDRQVLKDRTIATIKHFAASNRLTGGTQWGRTLFFDTTFQLYFVLAARLLWDDLDETTRARVDAIAREQAAYTTALGTGNDPASGSWTPHGLLGGHEGDTKLEEMGVYAQSLAPGLAWAADDPRHDDWAEAFGTWSRNETGLPQADLANPARVDGVPVSDNTARNLYDTFIVENHGSFGPHYQEELWRTSGRNAAHFIAAGRAMPQVLTHQPNADQLWSTLLGVMSDAGEPLMPMVNDREHLYGRDVIPLVFLAQVLGDRAAARAEAALAERLEAYQSYPPEFRIAKFSGEPKYEPEARAELAISYLLHLWAGDQGRTVRPLSSDELFERAAGVTDFGSGPGLVSHQTPAAWAGAVTKPGFVKFAWQPGHDDWLFKLSGATAMFLPATSLKATERRVRTYRRIRDGFDGSATMLQVGAGYAGFTTLPTGAVVYATSGVAAGEGHLEIHNLTMPGVPGLTGARTYRFAEGSATVASSDSKPASSAARVDEVTFKRTEVRHVRMLGVRPDPAYGYSLFALEARDGADGADLARSGTATASSYDTGKEPALAVDGSATTRWAVSRADRPRADSWLAVDLGAPHAVDRVTLRWEAAAGRAYTVQGSADGLRWEDLASWPVPDVTSRGGWLDVDGRAGLVVRGSDSRLTVHQDEIILADGPAAPLVVEGLPGASPRTLRERAAAPTPRADAEAVRAALTDDHLSLFNLSDEPVTTRVDIPQTGTGRLLFEGRQTVTDEGTAYDAALDAAEARLLPPRVTLRPLDGRRLPTGLRARVLDGASVELTGAACRVRVTAQGRSEVAVVRAGRTTTVSLKQVTAYPLRDLALGRTVFPTSPLPPGMSDPSAAVDGDPATAWTPGPHGRLVVDLGADVRVRDIRTDWTNGHVPTLHAEFSSDGLTYTPAGRLTGRARTRHLGTDVTARYVALATDAEHGNGARLVRLSLG, encoded by the coding sequence GTGCTGCCGAGATCCCCGATCGATCGCCGTCGCTTCGTCCAACTCCTCGGCGCCGCAGGCGCGCTCGCCTCGCTCCCCCTGACCCTCGGCAGCGGCGAGGCCCGGGCGCAGGGACGGAAGCAGGGCAACTCGGCCTCGGACCCGGTGGCGGACACCTATCACCGTGTCCTGCTGAACCACACCCGGTGGACGGAGACCCAGTGGGACGCGGCCCGCGGCTACTACACGGACAAGGACTTCGGCTTCGCCGTCGTGCTCGGCCACGCGGTCCTGCTCACACACGGCGGCTACGACGACGACCGGGCGGGGACCGACAGGCAGGTCCTCAAGGACCGCACCATAGCGACCATCAAGCACTTCGCCGCGTCCAACAGGCTGACGGGCGGCACCCAATGGGGCCGGACGCTGTTCTTCGACACCACGTTCCAGCTGTACTTCGTCCTCGCCGCGCGGTTGCTGTGGGACGACCTCGACGAGACCACGCGCGCCCGCGTGGACGCCATCGCCCGTGAACAGGCCGCCTACACCACCGCGTTGGGCACGGGCAACGACCCCGCCTCGGGGAGCTGGACCCCGCACGGTCTGCTCGGCGGCCACGAGGGGGACACCAAGCTCGAGGAGATGGGTGTCTACGCGCAGTCCCTGGCCCCGGGCCTGGCGTGGGCCGCCGACGACCCGCGGCACGATGACTGGGCCGAGGCCTTCGGCACCTGGTCGCGCAACGAGACCGGACTGCCCCAGGCGGACCTGGCGAACCCGGCGCGCGTGGACGGGGTTCCCGTCTCCGACAACACCGCCCGCAACCTGTACGACACCTTCATCGTCGAGAACCACGGCTCGTTCGGACCGCACTACCAGGAGGAGCTGTGGCGCACGTCGGGCCGTAACGCCGCCCACTTCATCGCCGCGGGCCGGGCGATGCCACAGGTGCTCACCCACCAGCCGAACGCCGACCAGCTGTGGAGCACCCTCCTCGGCGTGATGAGCGACGCCGGTGAGCCGCTGATGCCCATGGTCAACGACCGTGAACACCTCTACGGCCGTGACGTGATCCCGCTCGTGTTCCTCGCCCAGGTGCTGGGGGACAGGGCGGCCGCCCGGGCGGAAGCCGCGCTGGCGGAGCGGCTGGAGGCGTACCAGAGCTACCCGCCCGAGTTCAGGATCGCGAAGTTCTCGGGCGAGCCGAAGTACGAGCCGGAGGCGCGCGCGGAGCTCGCCATCAGCTACCTCCTGCATCTGTGGGCCGGCGATCAGGGCCGCACGGTGCGCCCCCTCTCCTCGGACGAGCTGTTCGAGCGCGCCGCGGGGGTCACCGACTTCGGCTCCGGCCCCGGCCTGGTGTCGCACCAGACGCCCGCGGCATGGGCGGGCGCCGTGACCAAGCCCGGCTTCGTGAAGTTCGCCTGGCAACCGGGCCACGACGACTGGCTGTTCAAGCTCAGCGGCGCCACGGCGATGTTCCTGCCGGCGACGTCACTGAAGGCGACGGAACGCCGGGTGCGGACGTACCGCAGGATCCGGGACGGGTTCGACGGCAGCGCCACGATGCTCCAGGTGGGGGCCGGGTACGCGGGATTCACCACGCTTCCCACCGGCGCCGTCGTGTACGCGACGTCGGGCGTCGCGGCGGGGGAGGGGCACCTGGAGATCCACAACCTGACCATGCCGGGTGTGCCGGGCCTGACCGGGGCGCGGACCTACCGCTTCGCCGAGGGAAGCGCCACCGTGGCCTCCTCCGACTCCAAGCCGGCCTCGTCGGCCGCGCGCGTCGACGAGGTGACGTTCAAGCGCACCGAGGTACGGCATGTGCGCATGCTCGGTGTGCGGCCCGACCCGGCCTACGGATACTCGCTCTTCGCCCTCGAAGCGCGCGACGGGGCGGACGGCGCCGATCTGGCCCGAAGCGGCACGGCCACCGCCTCGTCCTACGACACCGGCAAGGAGCCGGCGCTGGCGGTGGACGGCAGCGCGACCACCCGGTGGGCCGTCTCACGGGCGGACCGTCCCCGTGCGGACAGCTGGCTCGCCGTCGACCTGGGGGCTCCGCACGCGGTGGACCGGGTCACCCTGCGCTGGGAGGCCGCCGCGGGGCGCGCCTACACGGTGCAGGGGTCGGCCGACGGACTCCGGTGGGAGGACCTCGCCTCCTGGCCGGTGCCCGACGTCACCAGCCGGGGCGGCTGGCTGGACGTCGACGGCCGCGCCGGCCTGGTGGTACGGGGTTCGGACTCCCGTCTGACCGTCCACCAGGACGAGATCATCCTGGCCGACGGCCCGGCCGCGCCCCTCGTGGTCGAGGGACTCCCAGGCGCCTCACCCCGCACGCTGCGCGAGCGGGCCGCGGCCCCCACGCCACGCGCGGACGCCGAAGCCGTCCGCGCGGCTCTCACCGACGACCACCTCAGCCTGTTCAACCTGTCGGACGAGCCCGTCACCACGCGCGTCGACATACCGCAGACGGGAACCGGCAGGCTGCTCTTCGAGGGACGCCAGACCGTCACCGACGAGGGGACCGCCTACGACGCCGCACTCGACGCGGCCGAAGCCCGGTTGCTGCCGCCCCGAGTGACCCTGCGCCCCCTCGACGGCCGCCGGCTGCCGACGGGCCTGCGGGCGCGGGTGCTCGACGGCGCGTCGGTCGAACTCACGGGAGCGGCCTGCCGTGTACGGGTGACCGCTCAGGGACGCAGCGAGGTGGCCGTGGTCCGCGCGGGCCGTACCACGACGGTCAGCCTGAAGCAGGTGACCGCCTATCCCCTGCGCGATCTGGCACTGGGCCGCACGGTGTTCCCGACCAGCCCGCTGCCGCCGGGCATGTCGGACCCGTCCGCCGCTGTCGACGGCGATCCGGCGACGGCGTGGACGCCCGGTCCGCACGGCCGTCTGGTCGTCGACCTCGGCGCCGATGTCCGTGTCCGCGACATCCGCACGGACTGGACGAACGGCCATGTCCCCACGCTGCACGCCGAGTTCAGCAGTGACGGCCTCACCTACACCCCGGCAGGCCGGCTCACCGGCCGTGCCCGCACCCGGCACCTCGGCACGGACGTCACCGCCCGCTACGTGGCCCTGGCGACCGACGCGGAGCACGGCAACGGTGCCCGTCTGGTCCGCCTCTCCCTGGGGTGA
- a CDS encoding GNAT family N-acetyltransferase, with product MHSYEASTTGAPDGPTTPAAPVPAPVPLPVRLSLTQFTRPSDVDGPLRGELADCWAAVVDAGGAVVPPDCPPPPVTPAALRPAVDRLAESLAPEHGRLLTATLDGALAGWLVLRREAHPLEAHCGVVNHVQTRVGLRGRGVGAALMRRVRHIAQEDMGLERLKLSVRAGLGLEHFYRKAGWTEVGRWPGALRLAPGDDRDEILMSLAL from the coding sequence GTGCACTCCTACGAAGCCAGCACCACCGGCGCGCCCGACGGCCCCACCACGCCCGCCGCCCCTGTCCCCGCCCCCGTTCCCCTCCCCGTCCGTCTGTCCCTCACCCAGTTCACCCGGCCCTCGGACGTGGACGGCCCCCTGCGTGGGGAGCTGGCGGACTGCTGGGCGGCGGTGGTCGACGCCGGCGGGGCGGTCGTTCCGCCGGACTGCCCACCGCCGCCCGTGACACCGGCCGCCCTGCGCCCCGCCGTGGACCGGCTCGCGGAGAGCCTGGCGCCCGAGCACGGCCGCCTGCTCACGGCCACGCTCGACGGCGCACTGGCGGGGTGGCTGGTGCTCCGCCGGGAGGCGCACCCGCTGGAGGCGCACTGCGGCGTGGTCAACCATGTGCAGACGCGGGTCGGCCTGCGGGGCCGGGGCGTCGGCGCGGCGCTGATGCGGCGTGTCCGCCACATCGCACAGGAGGACATGGGCCTGGAGCGGCTGAAGCTGTCGGTACGGGCGGGCCTGGGGCTGGAGCACTTCTACCGCAAGGCCGGGTGGACGGAGGTCGGGCGGTGGCCGGGGGCGCTGCGCCTGGCGCCGGGGGACGACCGGGACGAGATCCTGATGAGCCTCGCGCTGTGA
- a CDS encoding class I SAM-dependent methyltransferase has product MGVSMGAAGMWVERWERQQRRYAVDREERFAVIADVTEHLCAGRDRPLLLDLGCGPGSLSVRLARRLPDAEIVAVDMDPVLLELGRTHHADAARYVDAVIGEDGWTDALELERPVDVAVSTTALHYLPAPVLGRTYRALAALLRPGGALVNGDHFPPEESPCADLTAHVGRRRAERTGAHGHEDEDWESWWRAAAADPELTDLFEQREKSRPASGDGNQHLSVARHTELLHRAGFRHVTPVWQAGDSRVLVALKG; this is encoded by the coding sequence ATGGGTGTGAGCATGGGAGCGGCCGGTATGTGGGTCGAGCGCTGGGAACGGCAGCAGCGGCGCTACGCCGTGGACCGTGAGGAGCGGTTCGCGGTCATCGCCGACGTCACGGAACATCTCTGTGCCGGCCGTGACCGGCCGCTCCTGCTGGACCTGGGGTGCGGCCCCGGCTCGCTGTCCGTCCGGCTCGCCCGCCGGCTGCCGGACGCCGAGATCGTCGCCGTCGACATGGACCCCGTGCTGCTGGAACTGGGCCGCACCCATCACGCCGACGCCGCCCGGTACGTGGACGCGGTGATCGGCGAGGACGGCTGGACGGACGCGCTGGAACTGGAGCGCCCCGTGGACGTCGCCGTCTCGACGACGGCGCTGCACTACCTCCCCGCCCCCGTCCTGGGGCGCACGTACCGCGCCCTCGCGGCCCTGCTCCGCCCCGGTGGCGCGCTGGTCAACGGCGACCACTTCCCGCCGGAGGAGTCGCCCTGCGCGGACCTGACCGCCCATGTGGGGCGCCGTCGGGCCGAGCGGACCGGCGCCCACGGGCACGAGGACGAGGACTGGGAGTCGTGGTGGCGGGCCGCGGCCGCCGACCCCGAACTGACCGACCTGTTCGAACAGCGCGAGAAGAGCCGCCCGGCCTCGGGCGACGGCAACCAGCACCTCTCCGTGGCCCGCCACACCGAACTGCTCCACCGGGCGGGCTTCCGCCACGTCACCCCGGTGTGGCAGGCCGGGGACAGCAGGGTGCTGGTGGCCCTGAAGGGCTGA
- a CDS encoding aminotransferase class V-fold PLP-dependent enzyme, with product MAGETTAEVRSWQEKVRTQFPIVTAHPDLAYLDSAATSQKPRAVLDAVQTYLTTTNANAGRGTYPWANRTTELVERTRERVKEFLGDPRPGRSAVHFTSGTTEGLRTVARDWLVPYLKDGDEILVPFTDHRANLDPWLEAQRLLAARGVEVTVRALPVQESSGDYDHRAVAGMVGSRTRFVAATHVHHVYGGDMNVHRLRAAVGPDVPICLDAAQSVGHLPVQVDDPDLDVDFVVFSGHKALALPGTGAVWARNTRGPALRPGGWQGTPNTVGIVSLLAALDWLTEAGPARIARHVTRLATRLTDRLGRLEPYDVLGCPASLTADSALPTAQRRHGIVTFRHRDIPSDDLGFILYSHGFMVRADNLCQAGADEGGGSVRVSLHAYNTDEEIDRLLTVLASLE from the coding sequence GTGGCAGGGGAGACGACCGCCGAAGTGCGTTCCTGGCAGGAGAAGGTGCGGACACAGTTCCCCATCGTCACCGCGCACCCGGACCTGGCGTATCTGGACAGCGCGGCCACCTCGCAGAAACCGCGGGCGGTCCTGGACGCCGTGCAGACCTACCTCACCACCACCAACGCCAACGCGGGCCGCGGCACCTACCCCTGGGCCAACCGCACCACGGAGCTGGTGGAGCGGACCCGGGAGCGGGTCAAGGAGTTCCTGGGAGACCCCCGGCCGGGGCGCTCCGCGGTCCACTTCACCAGCGGCACCACCGAGGGACTGCGCACCGTCGCCCGCGACTGGCTCGTGCCGTACCTGAAGGACGGCGACGAGATCCTCGTGCCCTTCACCGACCACCGGGCCAACCTGGACCCCTGGCTCGAAGCCCAGCGGCTGCTGGCCGCGCGCGGAGTCGAGGTGACGGTACGGGCGCTGCCCGTCCAGGAGTCCTCCGGCGACTACGACCACCGCGCCGTTGCCGGAATGGTCGGCTCCCGCACCCGGTTCGTCGCGGCGACGCACGTCCATCACGTCTACGGCGGCGACATGAACGTGCACCGGCTGCGCGCCGCCGTCGGCCCGGACGTGCCGATCTGCCTGGACGCCGCGCAGAGCGTCGGCCACCTCCCCGTCCAGGTCGACGACCCGGACCTCGACGTCGACTTCGTCGTCTTCTCCGGGCACAAGGCGCTGGCCCTGCCCGGCACCGGAGCGGTGTGGGCGCGCAACACCAGGGGGCCGGCGTTACGGCCCGGTGGGTGGCAGGGCACCCCCAACACGGTGGGCATCGTCTCGCTCCTGGCGGCGCTCGACTGGCTCACGGAGGCCGGCCCCGCCCGTATCGCCCGCCATGTCACCCGGCTGGCCACCCGCCTGACCGACCGTCTGGGACGCCTCGAGCCGTACGACGTCCTCGGCTGCCCCGCGAGCCTCACCGCGGACAGCGCGCTGCCCACGGCCCAGCGGCGGCACGGCATCGTCACCTTCCGGCACCGTGACATCCCCTCCGACGATCTGGGCTTCATCCTCTACAGCCACGGCTTCATGGTCCGGGCCGACAACCTCTGCCAGGCGGGCGCCGACGAGGGCGGCGGCTCCGTACGGGTCAGCCTGCACGCCTACAACACCGACGAGGAGATCGACCGCCTGCTGACGGTGCTGGCCTCACTGGAGTAG
- a CDS encoding pyridoxal-phosphate dependent enzyme, whose protein sequence is MRYDSITEAIGNTPLVRIDPAVHGLRHIDLYAKLEMLNPFGSVKDRPAWHMARPHLEEAAGGDGTVVELSSGNTAKALALLAGMHGLRFKSVTNRMRVPEIKELLLLLGAEIEELPGQSECLDPTDTDDPLTRFHQALSEPGSSYLHTDQYFNPRNVEAHAAGTGPEIVKDLDGRAPDWFVACVGTAGSSTGVARVLREHDAGVRVLGLVADKSDFIPGIRTIDEVHQVGLFDPATYDRLAPVTSQQAIDGMITLIRRCGLLSGPTGGAAYHGAVRELAAADAELEGTGRRQTAVFIVCDRAESYLSYVRQRRPELLGRARRGHSLASLGDEDVRAAARAVDVEGARRWIAEGEPRPMVVDLRGPHAYAALHIEGSVNIVDELFDELVRGGLPFSKRTPVLLACPVGERSLRYAALLTRMGHPDVRSLAGGIVAWRDAGAPLVRE, encoded by the coding sequence ATGAGGTACGACAGCATCACCGAAGCCATCGGCAACACACCGCTCGTCCGCATCGACCCGGCGGTGCACGGTCTGCGCCACATCGACCTCTACGCCAAGCTGGAGATGCTCAACCCCTTCGGCTCCGTCAAGGACCGCCCGGCCTGGCACATGGCCCGGCCCCACCTTGAGGAGGCGGCGGGCGGCGACGGCACGGTCGTGGAGCTCTCCAGCGGCAACACGGCCAAGGCGCTCGCCCTGCTGGCCGGCATGCACGGGCTGAGGTTCAAGAGCGTCACCAACCGGATGCGCGTCCCCGAGATCAAGGAACTGCTCCTGCTGCTCGGCGCCGAGATCGAGGAACTGCCCGGCCAGAGCGAGTGTCTGGACCCCACCGACACCGACGACCCGCTCACCCGCTTCCACCAGGCGCTCTCCGAGCCCGGCAGCTCCTATCTGCACACCGACCAGTACTTCAATCCGCGCAACGTCGAGGCGCACGCGGCCGGCACCGGGCCGGAGATCGTCAAGGACCTCGACGGACGGGCACCGGACTGGTTCGTGGCCTGCGTCGGCACGGCCGGCTCCTCCACGGGCGTCGCCCGCGTCCTGCGCGAACACGACGCCGGCGTACGGGTGCTCGGACTGGTCGCCGACAAGTCCGACTTCATCCCCGGCATCCGCACCATCGACGAGGTCCACCAGGTCGGCCTGTTCGACCCCGCCACCTACGACCGGCTCGCCCCGGTCACCTCGCAGCAGGCCATCGACGGCATGATCACCCTGATCCGCCGTTGCGGACTGCTCTCCGGACCCACCGGCGGCGCCGCCTACCACGGGGCCGTACGCGAACTGGCCGCCGCCGACGCCGAACTGGAGGGCACCGGCCGCCGCCAGACCGCCGTGTTCATCGTCTGCGACCGGGCCGAGAGCTACCTCAGCTACGTACGGCAGCGCCGTCCGGAACTGCTCGGCAGGGCCCGGCGCGGGCACTCCCTGGCCTCGCTCGGCGACGAGGACGTCAGGGCGGCGGCCCGCGCGGTCGACGTCGAGGGCGCACGGCGCTGGATCGCGGAGGGCGAACCCCGCCCGATGGTCGTCGATCTGCGCGGCCCGCACGCCTACGCCGCCCTGCACATCGAGGGCTCGGTCAACATCGTCGACGAACTCTTCGATGAACTCGTGCGCGGCGGACTGCCGTTCAGCAAGCGCACCCCGGTACTGCTCGCGTGTCCGGTGGGGGAGAGGTCGCTGCGCTACGCGGCGCTGCTGACCCGCATGGGACACCCGGACGTCAGGAGCCTGGCGGGCGGGATCGTCGCCTGGCGGGACGCCGGCGCACCGCTGGTGAGGGAGTGA